One window of Xanthomonas sp. 10-10 genomic DNA carries:
- a CDS encoding 4'-phosphopantetheinyl transferase superfamily protein, which yields MTVHADWQHGPVQLWLRPHRPGERGEPQARQLLGPALAIDPAEVPLLRDARGRPGLQPALPDWDTGWSHSGEYLLVGLGRGVRLGVDLERIRARPRLLDIAQRFFHPDELALLAALEADAQQALFFRLWCAKEALLKAYGHGLSFGLHRLAYALAPDGALRLQWCDPELGDAAHWQLHEWWAAPDCRAALAFYPRPAA from the coding sequence GTGACAGTGCATGCCGATTGGCAGCACGGCCCGGTGCAGCTCTGGCTGCGTCCGCATCGGCCCGGTGAGCGTGGCGAACCGCAGGCGCGGCAGCTGCTTGGCCCGGCCCTGGCGATCGACCCGGCCGAGGTGCCGCTGCTGCGCGATGCGCGCGGTCGCCCCGGCCTGCAACCGGCGCTGCCCGACTGGGATACCGGCTGGAGCCACAGTGGCGAGTATCTGCTGGTCGGGCTGGGTCGTGGCGTGCGGCTGGGGGTGGATCTGGAACGCATCCGTGCACGACCGCGCCTGCTGGATATCGCGCAGCGCTTCTTTCATCCGGACGAGCTTGCATTGCTGGCGGCGCTGGAGGCCGACGCACAACAGGCGCTGTTTTTCCGCCTGTGGTGCGCCAAGGAGGCCTTGCTCAAGGCCTACGGGCATGGCCTGTCGTTCGGTCTGCATCGGCTGGCGTATGCGCTGGCGCCAGATGGCGCATTGCGCCTGCAGTGGTGCGACCCCGAGCTGGGCGATGCAGCGCACTGGCAGCTGCACGAATGGTGGGCCGCGCCCGACTGCCGCGCCGCGCTGGCGTTTTATCCCCGGCCCGCCGCGTGA
- a CDS encoding DUF885 family protein, whose amino-acid sequence MTSPLATALALALLGASFAATTHAATPPAPATLTAEAPADARFRAIYEKEWAWRQAETGQADEDTDTTGDNTKLPDVGVAAQQARLAVWEGVLKQLDGIDPKQLSPANRINLAIYRPQVENLAAEVRLRLYEMPFNSDSSFWSNLGFMAQRPMKTAAEYRAYIARLNDVPRYFDQQIANMRTGLARGFSVPRAVLDGRDVSIATVAEVKDPTESTFYAPFKQLPAQIPAAEQAQLRAQAKAAVSGAVLPAYAKLLTFFRTDYMPKARTTLAAEALPDGKAFYRQQIREYTTLELTPEQIHQIGLDEVARIQTQMNAIIQQVGFKGSFAQFLAFLRTDPQFYAKTPQELLDRAAWISKRVDGQVGRFIGTLPRGRFTIKPVPADIAPFWTAGRGGATTYWVNTYNLPSRPLYNLPALTLHESSPGHSLQGSLALEQGEQPAFRRENYISAYGEGWALYTEKLGQEMGIYETPYEEFGRLTYEMWRACRLVIDTGVHHDGWTREQALAYLRDRTALSEHEVTTEVDRYISWPGQALSYKLGEITIVKLRTEAERELGDRFDIKAFHDVVLKQGSVTLPVLEQQVRGFIAESKARPVKAKAAAAP is encoded by the coding sequence GTGACCTCTCCGCTTGCCACCGCCCTCGCACTCGCCCTGTTGGGTGCCTCGTTCGCCGCCACGACCCACGCTGCCACGCCGCCGGCTCCGGCCACACTGACCGCCGAAGCACCTGCCGACGCGCGCTTCCGCGCGATCTACGAGAAAGAGTGGGCATGGCGCCAGGCCGAGACCGGCCAGGCCGATGAAGACACCGATACCACCGGCGACAACACCAAGCTGCCGGATGTCGGCGTGGCCGCGCAGCAGGCGCGCCTGGCGGTGTGGGAGGGGGTGCTCAAGCAGCTCGACGGTATCGACCCGAAGCAGCTCTCGCCCGCCAACCGGATCAACCTTGCGATCTATCGCCCGCAGGTGGAAAACCTTGCCGCCGAAGTGCGCCTGCGCCTGTACGAGATGCCGTTCAATTCCGATAGCTCGTTCTGGTCCAACCTGGGCTTCATGGCGCAGCGGCCGATGAAGACCGCCGCCGAGTACCGCGCCTACATCGCGCGCCTGAACGATGTGCCGCGCTATTTCGATCAGCAGATCGCCAACATGCGCACCGGGCTGGCACGCGGTTTCAGCGTGCCGCGCGCGGTGCTGGACGGGCGCGATGTTTCCATCGCCACCGTCGCCGAGGTGAAGGACCCCACCGAGTCGACGTTCTACGCGCCGTTCAAGCAACTGCCGGCGCAGATCCCGGCTGCCGAGCAGGCGCAGCTACGCGCGCAGGCCAAGGCTGCGGTAAGCGGCGCGGTGCTTCCGGCCTACGCCAAACTGCTCACCTTCTTCCGCACCGACTACATGCCCAAGGCGCGCACCACGCTGGCGGCCGAAGCGCTGCCCGACGGCAAGGCGTTCTATCGCCAGCAAATCCGCGAATACACCACGCTGGAATTGACGCCCGAGCAGATCCACCAGATCGGCCTGGACGAGGTGGCGCGGATCCAGACCCAGATGAACGCCATCATCCAGCAGGTGGGTTTCAAGGGCAGCTTCGCGCAGTTCCTCGCCTTCCTGCGCACCGACCCGCAGTTCTATGCCAAGACGCCGCAGGAGCTGCTCGATCGCGCCGCGTGGATTTCCAAGCGGGTGGACGGGCAGGTCGGCAGGTTCATCGGCACGCTGCCGCGCGGGCGCTTCACCATCAAGCCGGTGCCGGCCGATATCGCCCCGTTCTGGACCGCCGGGCGCGGTGGCGCCACGACCTATTGGGTCAATACCTACAACCTGCCGTCGCGGCCGTTGTACAACCTGCCGGCGCTGACCTTGCACGAGTCCTCGCCCGGCCATTCCTTGCAGGGCTCGCTGGCGCTTGAGCAGGGCGAGCAGCCGGCGTTCCGGCGCGAAAACTACATCTCCGCCTATGGCGAAGGCTGGGCGCTGTATACCGAAAAACTCGGCCAGGAAATGGGCATCTACGAGACCCCGTACGAGGAATTCGGCCGGCTCACCTACGAGATGTGGCGCGCCTGCCGGCTGGTGATCGACACCGGCGTGCACCACGACGGCTGGACCCGCGAACAGGCGCTGGCCTATCTGCGCGACCGCACCGCGCTCAGCGAGCACGAAGTCACTACCGAAGTGGACCGCTACATCTCCTGGCCCGGCCAGGCGCTGAGCTACAAGCTGGGCGAGATCACCATCGTCAAGCTGCGCACCGAAGCCGAACGCGAACTGGGCGATCGTTTCGACATCAAGGCCTTCCATGACGTGGTGTTGAAGCAGGGCTCGGTCACCTTGCCGGTGCTGGAACAACAGGTGCGCGGCTTTATCGCCGAGAGCAAGGCGCGCCCGGTCAAGGCCAAGGCCGCCGCCGCGCCCTGA
- a CDS encoding TolC family protein, which produces MWLRLAAFAALAVVPCAMAQDVPPQTVLTLDDAIARVADQHPDLRLADGQQAVLAAEAQRDALRPPLRVGAEIENVFGSGPTRALDQAELTVTLASVLERGGKLDARRTLAQARIDALAPQRALARLDVLADVARRYLAISAARQRHTIALETLAQRQRTVSAARQRLQAGASPESVLLTARALQSRAELDRDRAQLEVAAARRQLALLWGARSIEADQISGDALQLPAIPEFEVLAQLLDSTPELARLNNEQRLRDARLQLARSQAIPDLDWQVGVRRLEGNNATALVGSVSLALGSAGRAQPEIRAAQAELSLLDIERQSQALQLYATLADAHGRYRAGQLEVARMRDEVLPALARADAAAERAYRAGATSYLDWAQLQAQRSDARQQQLAAAVEAQTALIEIQRLTGQPFVATAETTP; this is translated from the coding sequence ATGTGGTTGCGACTGGCGGCATTTGCCGCCCTCGCGGTCGTGCCGTGCGCCATGGCGCAGGACGTACCGCCCCAAACTGTGCTGACCCTGGACGACGCCATCGCGCGCGTCGCCGACCAGCATCCCGATCTGCGTCTGGCCGACGGCCAGCAGGCCGTGCTCGCTGCCGAGGCGCAGCGCGACGCGTTGCGCCCGCCGCTACGCGTTGGCGCGGAGATCGAAAACGTGTTCGGCAGCGGGCCGACCCGCGCGCTGGACCAGGCCGAACTCACCGTCACCCTGGCCAGCGTGCTGGAACGCGGCGGCAAGCTGGATGCGCGCCGCACGCTGGCACAGGCACGCATCGATGCGCTGGCCCCGCAACGCGCCCTTGCGCGGCTGGATGTGCTGGCCGACGTGGCGCGGCGCTATCTGGCCATCAGCGCCGCCCGCCAGCGCCACACCATCGCGCTGGAAACCCTGGCGCAGCGCCAACGCACCGTGTCCGCCGCCCGCCAGCGGTTGCAGGCCGGCGCATCGCCCGAGTCGGTCCTGCTCACTGCACGCGCCCTGCAGTCGCGTGCGGAACTGGATCGCGACCGTGCGCAGCTGGAAGTGGCCGCTGCACGTCGGCAACTGGCGCTGCTGTGGGGCGCGCGCAGCATTGAGGCCGACCAGATCAGCGGCGATGCCCTGCAACTGCCGGCCATCCCCGAGTTCGAGGTACTGGCGCAATTACTCGACAGCACGCCGGAGCTGGCGCGCCTGAACAACGAGCAGCGCCTGCGCGATGCGCGGTTGCAGCTGGCCCGCAGCCAGGCCATCCCGGATCTGGACTGGCAGGTCGGTGTGCGCCGGCTCGAAGGCAACAACGCCACCGCCCTGGTCGGCAGTGTGTCGCTTGCACTGGGCAGCGCCGGTCGTGCGCAGCCCGAGATCCGCGCCGCGCAGGCCGAGCTGTCGCTACTGGACATCGAACGCCAATCGCAGGCCTTGCAGCTGTACGCCACCTTGGCCGACGCGCATGGGCGTTACCGTGCCGGCCAGCTGGAGGTGGCGCGCATGCGCGATGAAGTGCTGCCTGCGCTGGCACGTGCCGATGCCGCCGCAGAACGCGCCTATCGCGCCGGTGCCACCAGTTATCTGGATTGGGCGCAGCTGCAGGCGCAGCGCAGCGATGCACGGCAGCAGCAACTCGCTGCCGCAGTGGAAGCGCAGACCGCATTGATCGAGATCCAGCGGCTGACCGGCCAACCGTTTGTGGCCACGGCGGAGACGACTCCATGA
- a CDS encoding GlsB/YeaQ/YmgE family stress response membrane protein — protein sequence MGIIIWLIIGGIVGWLASIIMRRDAQQGIILNVVVGIVGAMIAGWFLGGGINQAITVMTFVWSLIGAVILLAIVNLFTRGRVR from the coding sequence ATGGGCATCATCATCTGGTTGATCATCGGCGGCATCGTGGGTTGGCTGGCCAGCATCATCATGCGTCGCGATGCACAGCAGGGCATCATTCTCAACGTGGTGGTCGGCATCGTCGGTGCAATGATTGCCGGCTGGTTCCTGGGCGGCGGCATCAACCAGGCAATCACGGTGATGACGTTCGTGTGGTCGTTGATTGGTGCAGTCATCCTGCTGGCCATCGTCAACCTGTTTACCCGCGGCCGTGTGCGCTGA
- a CDS encoding CusA/CzcA family heavy metal efflux RND transporter: MLTNIIRFAIAQRWLMLALTGVLIAIGAWSFSRLPIDATPDITNVQVQVNTAAPGYSPLESEQRVTFVLETVLAGLPGLESTRSLSRYGLSQVTAVFADGTDLYFARQQVAERLQQVKSQLPAELEPQLGPIATGLGEIFMYTVEAKPNARKPDGTAWTATDLRTLQDWVVRPQLRNVPGVTEVNTIGGYARQIHITPDPARLVALGFTLDDVARAVEANNRNIGAGYIERNGQQFLVRVPGQVDDIAQIGAIVLDRREGVPIRVRDVAQVGEGRELRTGAATQDGSEVVLGTVFMLVGANSRTVSQAAAERLKVANASLPAGVQAVPVYDRTALVDRTIVTVAKNLIEGALLVIVVLFLLLGNVRAALITAAVIPLAMLFTLTGMVRGGVSGNLMSLGALDFGLIVDGAVIIVENCLRRFGQAQLRLGRVLERDERFELTADATAEVIRPSLFGLGIITAVYLPVFALTGIEGKMFHPMAITVVLALSGAMLLSLTFVPAAIALLLGGKVAEHENRAMRWARGVYAPLLDRALRHGRWIGIAALATVALCSVLATRLGSEFIPNLDEGDIALHALRIPGTSLEQAITMQSTLEKRIKQFPEVAHVFGKLGTAEVATDPMPPSVADTFLIMHPRAQWPDPRKSKAQLVAEIEAAVKQLPGNNYEFTQPIQMRMNELISGVRADVAIKVYGDDLQTLVKLGQRVQEIASSVPGAADVSLEQATGLPMLAVVPDRAALAGYGLNPGVVQDTVAAAVGGQAAGQLFEGDRRFDIVVRLPEGLRQDPAALADLPIPLRGDGERGDADESSRAAGWRSGEPTTVPLREVARIETVLGPNQINREDGKRRIVITANVRDRDLGSFVAEVQQRVQAEVALPTGYWIGYGGTFEQLISAGQRLAWVVPGTLLLIFALLYWSFGSLRDAVVVFSGVPLALTGGVVALAMRGLALSISAGVGFIALSGVAVLNGLVMIAFVRSLRAQGMPLEQALREGALSRLRPVLMTALVAALGFVPMAFNVGAGAEVQRPLATVVIGGIVSSTLLTLLVLPVLYRWLHRARSQPATSVEAARPQAGTP; the protein is encoded by the coding sequence ATGCTGACCAACATCATCCGGTTTGCGATCGCGCAGCGCTGGTTGATGCTGGCGTTGACGGGGGTGTTGATTGCGATCGGGGCATGGAGTTTTTCGCGCTTGCCGATCGATGCGACGCCGGACATCACCAATGTGCAGGTGCAGGTCAATACGGCTGCGCCGGGGTATTCGCCGTTGGAATCGGAGCAGCGGGTGACGTTTGTGCTGGAAACAGTGCTTGCGGGATTACCGGGGCTGGAGTCCACGCGCTCGTTGTCGCGCTACGGCTTGTCGCAGGTCACCGCCGTGTTTGCCGATGGCACCGATCTGTACTTTGCGCGGCAGCAGGTGGCCGAGCGTTTGCAGCAGGTCAAATCACAGCTGCCGGCCGAGCTGGAGCCGCAGCTGGGGCCGATCGCCACTGGCCTGGGCGAGATCTTCATGTACACCGTGGAGGCCAAGCCCAACGCGCGCAAACCCGATGGCACCGCGTGGACGGCCACCGACCTGCGCACCCTGCAGGATTGGGTGGTGCGGCCGCAGTTGCGCAATGTGCCCGGCGTGACCGAGGTCAATACCATCGGTGGCTACGCGCGGCAGATCCATATCACGCCCGATCCGGCGCGCCTGGTCGCACTGGGTTTCACGCTGGACGATGTCGCGCGCGCAGTGGAGGCGAACAATCGCAACATCGGTGCCGGCTATATCGAACGCAATGGACAGCAGTTCCTGGTGCGGGTGCCGGGGCAGGTGGATGACATCGCGCAGATCGGCGCGATCGTGCTGGATCGGCGCGAAGGTGTGCCGATCCGGGTGCGCGATGTGGCGCAGGTGGGCGAGGGCCGCGAGTTGCGCACCGGTGCGGCCACCCAGGACGGCAGCGAAGTGGTGCTGGGCACGGTGTTCATGCTGGTCGGCGCCAATAGCCGCACCGTGTCGCAGGCGGCTGCCGAGCGTTTGAAAGTGGCCAATGCCAGCTTGCCCGCCGGCGTGCAGGCGGTGCCGGTGTACGACCGCACCGCGCTGGTGGACCGCACCATCGTCACCGTTGCCAAGAACCTGATCGAAGGCGCCTTGCTGGTGATCGTGGTGCTGTTCCTGCTGCTGGGCAATGTGCGTGCGGCGTTGATTACCGCGGCGGTGATTCCATTGGCGATGTTGTTCACGCTCACCGGCATGGTGCGCGGTGGCGTGTCCGGCAACCTGATGAGCCTGGGCGCGCTGGATTTCGGCCTGATCGTCGATGGCGCGGTGATCATCGTGGAGAACTGCCTGCGCCGCTTCGGGCAAGCACAACTGCGCCTGGGGCGCGTGCTCGAGCGCGATGAGCGTTTCGAACTGACTGCCGACGCCACTGCAGAGGTGATCCGCCCCAGCCTGTTCGGCCTGGGCATCATCACCGCGGTGTATCTGCCGGTGTTCGCGCTCACCGGCATCGAAGGCAAGATGTTCCATCCGATGGCCATCACCGTGGTGCTGGCGCTGAGCGGGGCGATGTTGCTGTCGCTGACCTTCGTGCCGGCCGCGATCGCCTTGCTGCTCGGCGGCAAGGTGGCCGAGCACGAGAACCGCGCCATGCGCTGGGCGCGCGGCGTGTATGCGCCCCTGCTGGATCGCGCGCTGCGCCACGGCCGCTGGATCGGCATTGCGGCCCTTGCGACGGTGGCGTTATGCAGCGTGCTGGCCACGCGGCTGGGCAGCGAGTTCATCCCTAACCTGGATGAAGGCGATATTGCGCTGCATGCCTTGCGCATTCCCGGCACCAGCCTGGAACAGGCCATCACCATGCAATCCACCCTGGAAAAACGCATCAAGCAGTTTCCGGAAGTGGCGCATGTGTTCGGCAAGCTCGGCACCGCCGAAGTGGCCACCGACCCGATGCCGCCATCGGTGGCCGATACGTTCCTGATCATGCATCCGCGCGCGCAATGGCCGGATCCGCGCAAGTCCAAGGCGCAGTTGGTAGCCGAGATCGAAGCGGCGGTGAAGCAGTTGCCTGGCAACAACTACGAGTTCACCCAGCCGATCCAGATGCGCATGAACGAGCTGATTTCCGGCGTGCGCGCGGACGTGGCGATCAAGGTCTACGGCGACGATCTGCAGACCCTGGTGAAGCTGGGGCAGCGCGTGCAGGAGATCGCCAGCAGCGTGCCCGGGGCAGCCGATGTCAGTCTGGAACAGGCCACCGGCCTGCCGATGCTGGCAGTGGTGCCCGACCGCGCTGCACTGGCTGGCTACGGGCTCAATCCCGGCGTGGTACAGGACACCGTAGCCGCCGCGGTGGGTGGGCAGGCCGCCGGGCAATTGTTTGAAGGCGACCGCCGGTTCGACATCGTGGTACGGCTACCGGAGGGTCTGCGTCAGGACCCGGCCGCATTGGCGGATTTGCCGATCCCGTTGCGCGGCGATGGCGAGCGTGGCGATGCCGACGAATCCAGCCGCGCGGCCGGCTGGCGTAGCGGCGAGCCGACTACCGTACCGTTGCGTGAGGTTGCCAGGATTGAAACCGTCCTCGGCCCGAACCAGATCAATCGCGAAGACGGCAAGCGCCGCATCGTGATCACCGCCAATGTGCGCGATCGCGACCTGGGCAGTTTCGTGGCCGAGGTGCAGCAACGCGTGCAGGCCGAGGTGGCGCTGCCTACCGGCTACTGGATCGGCTACGGCGGCACCTTCGAGCAACTGATCTCCGCCGGCCAGCGCCTGGCCTGGGTGGTGCCGGGCACCTTGTTGCTGATCTTCGCGCTGTTGTACTGGTCGTTCGGTTCGTTGCGCGATGCGGTGGTGGTGTTCAGCGGCGTGCCGTTGGCGTTGACCGGCGGGGTCGTGGCGTTGGCCATGCGCGGGTTGGCGTTATCGATCTCGGCCGGTGTCGGCTTCATCGCGTTGTCGGGCGTGGCGGTGCTCAACGGCCTGGTGATGATCGCCTTCGTGCGCAGTTTGCGTGCGCAGGGCATGCCGCTGGAGCAGGCCTTGCGTGAGGGCGCATTGAGTCGCCTGCGGCCGGTCTTGATGACCGCACTGGTGGCTGCGCTCGGCTTCGTGCCGATGGCCTTCAACGTCGGCGCCGGTGCGGAAGTGCAGCGCCCGCTGGCGACGGTGGTGATCGGCGGCATCGTCTCGTCCACCTTGCTGACCTTGCTGGTGCTGCCGGTGCTGTACCGCTGGTTGCACCGTGCGCGGTCGCAGCCCGCCACATCGGTTGAGGCGGCACGGCCGCAGGCAGGCACGCCATGA
- a CDS encoding efflux RND transporter periplasmic adaptor subunit, which produces MKPSILAPLLLALLLGACGRADDHAQGHAGSEAGHAEEGSGAEHADEAKGKHGGRLLSQDGDSVELAIAEDGRPPTFQAWLYRDGKPLPASAGSVQVRTTRLGGKVDTYALRAQADGSLLAASEVGEPHSFDVDVRASVQGKTHRWTYSSYEGRTTIAARIAQDAGIRVAPVGAGSIADQHEVQGLLTPAEGAQAQATARFPGPVRSLRANVGDQVRAGQVLATVESNLSLTTYSVTAPISGTVLARNASLGSNAGEGQALFEIADLSNLWVDLHIFGADAGHIAAGAPVTVTRISDGVVAQTTLERVLPGTATASQSTVARAVLRNTDGSWRPGSAVKARVTVAQQPATMVVPVGALQQFRDWEVVFVRVGDVYEARPVTLGARDAQQVQVVSGLAVGDTVVVEQSYLVKADIEKSGASHDH; this is translated from the coding sequence ATGAAGCCTTCTATTCTTGCGCCACTGCTGCTGGCGCTGCTACTCGGCGCTTGCGGCCGCGCCGATGACCACGCCCAGGGCCATGCAGGCAGCGAGGCCGGCCATGCCGAAGAGGGCAGCGGCGCCGAACACGCCGACGAGGCCAAAGGCAAACACGGCGGCCGGCTGCTCAGCCAGGACGGCGACAGCGTGGAGCTTGCGATCGCCGAAGACGGCCGCCCGCCGACATTCCAGGCCTGGCTCTATCGCGACGGCAAACCGTTACCGGCCAGCGCTGGCAGCGTACAGGTCAGGACCACGCGGCTGGGTGGAAAGGTCGACACCTATGCGCTGCGTGCGCAGGCCGACGGCAGCCTGCTGGCCGCCAGCGAAGTGGGCGAGCCGCATTCGTTCGACGTGGACGTGCGTGCCAGCGTGCAGGGCAAGACGCATCGCTGGACTTATTCCAGCTATGAAGGCCGCACCACGATTGCCGCCAGGATTGCGCAGGACGCCGGCATCCGCGTGGCGCCGGTGGGCGCCGGCAGCATCGCCGATCAGCATGAAGTGCAAGGTCTGCTGACGCCGGCAGAAGGGGCGCAGGCGCAGGCGACCGCGCGCTTTCCCGGGCCGGTACGCAGCCTGCGCGCCAATGTCGGCGATCAGGTACGTGCCGGCCAGGTGCTGGCCACGGTGGAGAGCAATCTCAGCCTGACCACCTACTCGGTCACCGCACCGATCAGCGGCACCGTGCTGGCGCGTAACGCCAGCCTGGGCAGCAACGCGGGTGAGGGCCAAGCGCTGTTCGAGATCGCGGATCTGTCGAACCTGTGGGTGGACCTGCACATCTTTGGCGCCGACGCGGGGCATATCGCCGCCGGCGCGCCGGTGACGGTGACGCGCATCAGCGATGGCGTGGTGGCGCAAACCACGCTGGAGCGCGTGTTGCCGGGCACGGCCACGGCCAGTCAGAGCACCGTGGCACGCGCGGTGTTGCGCAATACCGACGGGTCGTGGCGGCCAGGGTCGGCAGTGAAGGCGCGGGTGACGGTGGCCCAGCAGCCGGCAACGATGGTGGTGCCGGTGGGGGCGTTGCAGCAGTTTCGCGATTGGGAGGTGGTGTTCGTGCGCGTGGGCGATGTGTACGAAGCGCGGCCGGTGACCCTGGGCGCGCGCGATGCGCAACAGGTGCAGGTGGTGTCGGGTTTGGCGGTGGGCGATACGGTGGTGGTGGAGCAGAGCTATCTGGTCAAGGCCGACATCGAAAAGTCGGGGGCGTCGCATGATCATTGA
- the rsmG gene encoding 16S rRNA (guanine(527)-N(7))-methyltransferase RsmG → MNDAALAPDVSAALAHGLQAQSLEADFAAPLLRYLALLVRWNKTYNLTAVRDPREMVTRHLLDSLAMQPYIASGTLADLGTGPGLPGIPLAITRPQLQVTLVESNGKKARFMREALRHLALRNARVAESRAEALDEPAAYDHLTARALDTLAGIIAVGGHLLRPGGSLLAMKGVYPHEEIAALPAGWTLREVHPLQVPGLEGERHLVVVRKA, encoded by the coding sequence ATGAACGATGCCGCACTTGCCCCCGATGTCTCCGCCGCGCTGGCGCATGGCCTGCAGGCCCAATCCCTGGAGGCGGATTTCGCCGCGCCGCTGCTGCGCTATCTCGCACTGCTGGTGCGCTGGAACAAGACCTACAACCTCACCGCCGTGCGCGACCCGCGCGAGATGGTCACCCGCCATCTGCTCGATTCGCTGGCCATGCAGCCCTACATCGCCAGCGGCACGCTGGCCGATCTGGGCACCGGCCCCGGCCTGCCCGGCATCCCGCTGGCGATCACCCGCCCGCAGCTGCAGGTGACCCTGGTGGAAAGCAACGGCAAGAAGGCCCGGTTCATGCGCGAGGCCTTGCGTCACCTGGCGCTGCGCAATGCGCGCGTGGCCGAGTCGCGCGCCGAGGCGCTGGACGAGCCGGCTGCCTACGACCACCTCACTGCCCGCGCACTGGATACGTTGGCCGGCATCATCGCCGTCGGTGGTCACCTGCTGCGCCCGGGCGGCAGCCTGCTGGCGATGAAGGGCGTCTACCCGCACGAGGAGATCGCCGCGCTCCCGGCCGGCTGGACGCTGCGCGAGGTGCACCCGTTGCAGGTGCCCGGCCTGGAGGGCGAGCGGCATCTGGTGGTGGTGCGCAAGGCCTGA
- a CDS encoding alkaline phosphatase D family protein, with translation MTASDPARRRVLQGLGAGLLLPAAGGWSARSLAAPSGRPIITDGVQSGDVRDGGALLWARADRPARMRVEWDTRPSLRQARRVDGPMAVPAHDFTARVDLDGLPRDQDIFYRVRLEDADSGVLSAPVHGHLRSAPQTRRDVRFVWSGDTVGQGFGINPDIGGMRIYSAMRARNPDFFLHSGDTIYADSPIPAELTVEDGKRWRNLTTAAKSKVAETLDEFRGNYRYNLLDEHVRRFNAEVPQLWQWDDHETTNNWSPGKQLDARYQVRDIQVLAARARKAFLEYAPMRGVRADGNGRIYRKIGYGPLLDVFVLDMRSYRGANSDNLQPTPSAETAFLGAEQLAWLQRALAGSRAQWKVIAADMPIGLQVPDGEEGNGRPRWEAIANGDDGAPRGREQEIATLLRFISRARIRNTVWLTADVHYCAAHYYHPDRAAFQQFEPFWEFVGGPLNAGSFGPNALDATFGPTVVFQKAPPAPNTSPLAGYQFFGEVEIDGASGVLTVTLRDLDGVAQFRQPILPYGTAPHAAGRG, from the coding sequence ATGACCGCTTCCGATCCGGCGCGCCGCCGCGTGCTGCAAGGTTTGGGCGCCGGGCTATTGCTGCCGGCGGCCGGCGGCTGGTCTGCACGCAGTCTGGCCGCGCCTTCCGGGCGGCCGATCATCACCGATGGCGTGCAGAGCGGCGATGTGCGCGACGGCGGCGCGTTGCTGTGGGCACGCGCGGACCGCCCGGCGCGGATGCGGGTGGAATGGGATACGCGGCCGAGCCTGCGCCAGGCGCGTCGCGTGGATGGCCCGATGGCCGTGCCCGCCCATGATTTCACCGCGCGCGTGGATCTGGACGGATTGCCGCGCGACCAGGACATCTTCTACCGGGTGCGCCTGGAGGACGCCGACAGCGGTGTCCTGAGCGCGCCGGTGCATGGCCATCTGCGCAGCGCACCGCAGACCCGACGCGATGTGCGTTTTGTCTGGAGTGGTGACACCGTGGGCCAGGGCTTCGGCATCAATCCCGATATCGGCGGCATGCGCATCTACAGCGCGATGCGCGCACGCAACCCGGATTTCTTCCTGCATAGCGGCGACACCATCTATGCCGACAGCCCGATCCCGGCCGAGCTCACCGTGGAAGACGGCAAACGCTGGCGCAATCTCACCACTGCGGCCAAGAGCAAGGTGGCCGAAACGCTGGACGAATTTCGCGGCAACTACCGCTACAACCTGCTCGACGAGCATGTGCGCCGCTTCAATGCCGAGGTACCGCAACTGTGGCAATGGGACGACCACGAAACCACCAACAACTGGTCGCCCGGCAAACAATTGGATGCGCGCTATCAGGTGCGCGACATCCAGGTGCTGGCCGCACGCGCACGCAAGGCGTTTTTAGAATACGCACCGATGCGCGGAGTGCGCGCCGACGGCAATGGGCGTATCTATCGCAAGATCGGCTATGGCCCGCTGCTGGATGTGTTCGTGCTGGACATGCGCAGTTATCGCGGCGCCAACAGCGACAATCTGCAACCCACGCCGAGCGCGGAGACCGCATTTCTCGGCGCCGAGCAGCTGGCCTGGTTGCAGCGCGCGCTGGCCGGCTCACGCGCGCAGTGGAAAGTGATTGCCGCCGACATGCCGATCGGCTTGCAGGTGCCCGATGGCGAAGAGGGCAACGGGCGCCCGCGCTGGGAAGCGATCGCCAACGGCGATGACGGCGCACCGCGCGGACGCGAGCAGGAGATCGCCACGCTGCTGCGTTTCATCAGCCGCGCGCGCATCCGCAACACGGTGTGGCTGACCGCCGATGTGCATTATTGCGCCGCGCATTACTACCACCCGGACCGCGCCGCGTTTCAGCAGTTCGAGCCGTTCTGGGAATTCGTCGGCGGGCCACTCAATGCCGGCAGCTTCGGGCCGAATGCGCTGGATGCCACCTTCGGGCCGACGGTGGTGTTCCAGAAGGCGCCGCCCGCGCCGAACACCTCACCGTTGGCCGGGTATCAGTTCTTTGGCGAGGTGGAGATCGACGGCGCCAGCGGCGTGTTGACGGTGACCTTGCGCGATCTCGATGGCGTGGCGCAGTTCCGTCAGCCGATCTTGCCGTATGGCACGGCGCCTCACGCGGCGGGCCGGGGATAA